The Candidatus Methylomirabilota bacterium genome includes a window with the following:
- a CDS encoding lytic transglycosylase domain-containing protein: protein MKHVAAVAVLLATAGAAGPATAQVFRFVAPDGTVHFTNAPTDPRYRRHGLASKRPIVLVARPAAPPRRLYEREISEAAERYGIPESLIRAVIRAESGFNPKAVSRRGARGLMQLMPETAAILGVRDSFDPRQNIDAGVRHLKGLKERFGDDLRIVLAAYNAGEQAVLTYRGVPPYPETREYVSRVLYLYGGAAATLPRSTFRTVDRNGTITYTNIAPQGRRF, encoded by the coding sequence GTGAAACATGTGGCCGCGGTAGCTGTCCTGCTGGCCACCGCCGGGGCTGCCGGGCCGGCCACGGCCCAGGTATTTCGGTTCGTCGCCCCTGACGGGACCGTCCACTTCACCAACGCCCCGACAGACCCGCGGTATCGACGACACGGTCTGGCCAGCAAAAGGCCGATCGTGCTCGTCGCGCGCCCAGCCGCTCCGCCGCGCCGGCTCTACGAACGGGAGATCAGCGAAGCCGCTGAGCGGTACGGCATCCCGGAGTCCCTCATCCGGGCGGTCATACGGGCCGAGTCGGGGTTCAACCCCAAAGCCGTTTCCCGCCGGGGCGCGCGAGGCCTCATGCAGCTCATGCCGGAAACGGCGGCGATCCTCGGAGTGCGGGATTCCTTCGATCCTCGGCAGAATATCGACGCCGGTGTTCGCCACCTCAAGGGTCTCAAGGAACGCTTCGGGGATGACCTGCGCATCGTCCTGGCCGCCTACAATGCCGGCGAGCAAGCGGTCCTCACATACCGGGGGGTGCCCCCTTATCCGGAGACGCGCGAGTATGTGAGCCGCGTCCTCTACCTGTACGGCGGCGCGGCGGCGACGCTACCCCGATCGACGTTTCGGACGGTCGATCGAAACGGCACGATCACCTACACGAATATCGCGCCCCAGGGCCGCCGCTTCTAG
- the lon gene encoding endopeptidase La, which translates to MASDTREQAHDRPIPDVIGILPLRGAVVFPNAVVPLAAGRPSSVQAIEEAVQHGRLVAAVTQRDAAEEVPRAEGLHQLGTLAMIHRVLKQPDGTLRLVVQGLSRLRVLEIVATEPYLRARIEPLTEEVPAPEDIEAEALGRSATSLFQRVVALSPTLPDELATVVTGTTSGGVLADVVASSLPTLPLALKQDLLETTNVKERLQKLVTALTKEVEVLTLGSKIQSEIESEMSKTQREYYLREQLKAIQKELGDGDERSREIESLREQIAAAGMPQEAHDEALRELDRLAKMPAAAAEYTVARTYIDWLLAMPWRVETTDTVDIDRAQAILDEDHEGLAKVKERILEHLAVKKIRPQGKDPILCFVGPPGVGKTSLGRSIARALGRKFHRISLGGIRDEAEIRGHRRTYIGALPGQIVQGLRRAGTKNPVFMLDEIDKLGADFRGDPASALLEVLDPEQNAAFRDHYLDVPVDLSRVLFITTANVIDTVPTPLRDRMEVIRLAGYTEEEKVKIAQRHLVPKQAREHGLEPGVGVEFTPEALRLLARGYTRESGVRNLERELAGVCRKVARERASGRTDRAQVTPDVVTAYLGTPRFEFEELEERTRVPGVAVGLAWTAAGGDLLFIEATRMDGKRTLTLTGQLGDVMKESAQAALSWVRSHASELGIREDFWQVSDIHVHVPAGAIPKDGPSAGITLAVALTSLLAGRRLRPGLAMTGEISLSGRVLPVGGIKEKVLAAHRAGVRTVILPRRNENSFNEDLPLEVRQVMTIHLVDGIGEAVDLALEESSEPATV; encoded by the coding sequence ATGGCGTCTGACACGAGGGAGCAGGCCCACGACCGTCCGATCCCCGACGTGATCGGGATCCTGCCCCTGCGTGGGGCGGTGGTGTTCCCGAATGCCGTCGTTCCGCTCGCAGCCGGGCGCCCATCGTCTGTCCAGGCGATCGAGGAGGCCGTGCAGCACGGTCGCCTGGTGGCGGCCGTGACCCAGCGCGACGCCGCCGAAGAGGTCCCGCGGGCCGAGGGGCTGCATCAACTCGGGACACTCGCCATGATCCATCGCGTGCTCAAGCAACCGGACGGCACGTTGCGACTGGTCGTGCAGGGTCTCAGCCGGCTGCGCGTGCTCGAGATCGTCGCCACCGAGCCTTACCTGCGAGCCCGCATCGAGCCCCTGACCGAGGAAGTGCCCGCGCCCGAGGACATCGAGGCCGAAGCCCTGGGGCGGAGCGCCACGTCGCTGTTCCAACGGGTGGTGGCCCTGTCCCCCACGCTGCCCGACGAGCTGGCCACGGTCGTCACCGGCACCACGAGTGGCGGTGTTCTCGCCGACGTGGTCGCCTCATCGCTGCCCACGCTGCCGCTGGCCCTGAAGCAGGACCTGCTGGAAACGACCAACGTCAAGGAGCGGCTGCAAAAGCTGGTCACCGCCCTGACCAAAGAGGTCGAGGTCCTCACCCTGGGCTCGAAGATCCAGTCGGAGATCGAGTCCGAGATGTCCAAGACCCAGCGCGAGTACTACCTGCGTGAGCAGCTCAAGGCCATCCAGAAGGAGCTGGGGGACGGAGACGAGCGCAGTCGGGAGATCGAGTCGCTGCGGGAGCAGATCGCGGCCGCCGGTATGCCACAGGAAGCGCACGACGAGGCGCTGCGCGAGCTCGACCGGCTGGCCAAGATGCCGGCCGCTGCGGCGGAATACACCGTGGCCCGGACCTACATCGACTGGCTGCTGGCCATGCCCTGGAGGGTCGAGACGACCGACACCGTCGATATCGATCGGGCGCAGGCGATCCTGGACGAGGACCACGAGGGCCTGGCCAAGGTCAAGGAGCGCATTCTCGAGCACCTGGCCGTCAAGAAGATCCGCCCTCAGGGCAAGGATCCGATCCTCTGTTTCGTCGGGCCTCCTGGAGTGGGCAAGACCTCGCTGGGACGCTCGATCGCGCGGGCTCTCGGCCGGAAGTTCCACCGGATCTCACTGGGCGGCATCCGGGACGAAGCGGAGATCCGGGGCCACCGCCGGACCTACATCGGGGCGCTGCCCGGACAGATCGTGCAGGGTCTGCGTCGAGCGGGCACGAAGAATCCCGTCTTCATGCTGGACGAGATCGACAAGCTCGGCGCCGACTTCCGCGGAGATCCGGCCTCGGCGCTGCTCGAGGTGCTCGACCCCGAGCAGAACGCCGCGTTCCGAGACCACTATCTCGATGTGCCCGTCGACCTCTCGCGCGTGCTGTTCATCACCACGGCCAACGTGATCGATACGGTGCCGACTCCGCTGCGGGACCGCATGGAGGTGATCCGATTGGCCGGATACACGGAGGAGGAGAAGGTCAAGATCGCGCAACGGCACCTCGTGCCCAAGCAGGCGCGAGAGCACGGGCTGGAGCCGGGGGTCGGCGTCGAGTTCACCCCGGAAGCGCTCCGCCTGCTTGCCCGCGGCTACACCCGCGAATCCGGCGTGCGGAACCTGGAGCGCGAACTCGCCGGGGTGTGTCGCAAGGTGGCGCGAGAACGGGCCTCGGGGCGTACGGATCGCGCGCAGGTCACGCCTGACGTCGTCACGGCCTATCTAGGGACGCCGCGGTTCGAGTTCGAGGAGCTCGAGGAGCGGACCCGGGTGCCCGGAGTGGCGGTGGGCCTCGCGTGGACGGCCGCGGGGGGCGACCTGCTCTTCATCGAGGCGACTCGTATGGACGGTAAACGAACGTTGACGTTGACGGGTCAGCTCGGCGACGTCATGAAGGAATCGGCCCAGGCGGCGCTGTCATGGGTCCGATCGCACGCCTCCGAGTTGGGCATCCGCGAGGACTTTTGGCAAGTGTCGGACATTCATGTCCATGTGCCGGCTGGCGCCATCCCCAAGGACGGCCCTTCGGCAGGTATCACGCTCGCCGTGGCCCTCACCTCACTCCTGGCTGGGCGCCGGCTGCGGCCCGGCCTGGCCATGACCGGTGAGATCAGCCTTTCGGGGCGGGTGCTCCCTGTCGGAGGAATCAAGGAGAAAGTCCTGGCCGCCCACCGAGCCGGTGTGCGTACCGTCATCCTGCCCCGGCGAAACGAGAACAGCTTCAACGAAGACCTGCCCCTCGAGGTCCGCCAGGTGATGACCATCCATCTGGTCGACGGCATCGGCGAGGCGGTGGACCTGGCGCTGGAGGAATCGTCCGAGCCAGCCACCGTCTAA